A single Pan troglodytes isolate AG18354 chromosome X, NHGRI_mPanTro3-v2.0_pri, whole genome shotgun sequence DNA region contains:
- the ALAS2 gene encoding 5-aminolevulinate synthase, erythroid-specific, mitochondrial isoform X2, with protein sequence MVTAAMLLQCCPVLARGPTSLLGKVVKTHQFLFGIGRCPILATQGPNCSQIHLKATKAGGDSPSWVKGHCPFMLSELQDGKSKIVQKAAPEVQEDVKAFKTGNYVFSYDQFFRDKIMEKKQDHTYRVFKTVNRWADAYPFAQHFSEASVASKDVSVWCSNDYLGMSRHPQVLQATQETLQRHGAGAGGTRNISGTSKFHVELEQELAELHQKDSALLFSSCFVANDSTLFTLAKILPGCEIYSDAGNHASMIQGIRNSGAAKFVFRHNDPDHLKKLLEKSNPKIPKIVAFETVHSMDGAICPLEELCDVSHQYGALTFVDEVHAVGLYGSRGAGIGERDGIMHKIDIISGTLGKAFGCVGGYIASTRDLVDMVRSYAAGFIFTTSLPPMVLSGALESVRLLKGEEGQALRRAHQRNVKHMRQLLMDRGLPVIPCPSHIIPIRVGNAALNSKLCDLLLSKHGIYVQAINYPTVPRGEELLRLAPSPHHSPQMMEDFVEKLLLAWTAVGLPLQDVSVAACNFCRRPVHFELMSEWERSYFGNMGPQYVTTYA encoded by the exons ATGGTGACTGCAGCCATGCTGCTACAGTGCTGCCCAGTGCTTGCCCGGGGCCCCACAAGCCTCCTAGGCAAGGTGGTTAAGACTCACCAGTTCCTGTTTGGTATTGGACGCTGTCCCATCCTGGCTACCCAAGGACCAAACTGTTCTCAAATCCACCTTAAGGCAACAAAGGCTGGAGGAG ATTCTCCATCTTGGGTGAAGGGCCACTGTCCCTTCATGCTGTCGGAACTCCAGGATGGGAAGAGCAAGATTGTGCAGAAGGCAGCCCCAGAAGTCCAGGAGGATGTGAAGGCTTTCAAGACAG GAAACTATGTCTTCAGTTATGACCAGTTTTTCAGGGACAAGATCATGGAGAAGAAACAGGATCACACCTACCGTGTGTTCAAGACTGTGAACCGCTGGGCTGATGCATATCCCTTTGCCCAACATTTCTCTGAGGCATCTGTGGCCTCAAAGGATGTGTCCGTCTGGTGTAGTAATGATTACCTGGGCATGAGCCGACACCCTCAGGTCTTGCAAGCCACACA GGAGACCCTGCAGCGTCATGGTGCTGGAGCTGGTGGCACCCGCAACATCTCAGGCACCAGTAAGTTTCATGTGGAGCTTGAGCAGGAGCTGGCTGAGCTGCACCAGAAGGACTCAGCCCTGCTCTTCTCCTCCTGCTTTGTTGCCAATGACTCTACTCTCTTCACCTTGGCCAAGATCCTGCCAG GGTGCGAGATTTACTCAGACGCAGGCAACCATGCTTCCATGATCCAAGGTATCCGTAACAGTGGAGCAGCCAAGTTTGTCTTCAGGCACAATGACCCTGACCACCTAAAGAAACTTCTAGAGAAGTCCAACCCTAAGATACCCAAAATTGTGGCCTTTGAGACTGTCCACTCCATGGATG GTGCCATCTGTCCCCTCGAGGAGTTGTGTGATGTGTCCCACCAGTATGGGGCCCTGACCTTCGTGGATGAGGTCCATGCTGTAGGACTGTATGGGTCCCGGGGCGCTGGGATTGGGGAGCGTGATGGAATTATGCATAAGATTGACATCATCTCTGGAACTCTTG GCAAGGCCTTTGGCTGTGTGGGCGGCTACATCGCCAGCACCCGTGACTTGGTGGACATGGTGCGCTCCTATGCTGCAGGCTTCATCTTTACCACTTCTCTGCCCCCCATGGTGCTCTCTGGAGCTCTAGAATCTGTGCGGCTGCTCAAGGGAGAGGAGGGCCAAGCCCTGAGGCGAGCCCACCAGCGCAATGTCAAGCACATGCGCCAGCTACTCATGGACAGGGGCCTTCCTGTCATCCCCTGCCCCAGCCACATCATCCCCATCCGG GTGGGCAATGCAGCACTCAACAGCAAGCTCTGTGATCTCCTGCTCTCCAAGCATGGCATCTATGTGCAGGCCATCAACTACCCAACTGTCCCCCGGGGTGAAGAGCTCCTGCGCTTggcaccctccccccaccacagccCTCAGATGATGGAAGATTTTGTGG
- the ALAS2 gene encoding 5-aminolevulinate synthase, erythroid-specific, mitochondrial isoform X1, whose protein sequence is MVTAAMLLQCCPVLARGPTSLLGKVVKTHQFLFGIGRCPILATQGPNCSQIHLKATKAGGDSPSWVKGHCPFMLSELQDGKSKIVQKAAPEVQEDVKAFKTDLPSSLVSVSLRKPFSGPQEQEQISGKVTHLIQNNMPGNYVFSYDQFFRDKIMEKKQDHTYRVFKTVNRWADAYPFAQHFSEASVASKDVSVWCSNDYLGMSRHPQVLQATQETLQRHGAGAGGTRNISGTSKFHVELEQELAELHQKDSALLFSSCFVANDSTLFTLAKILPGCEIYSDAGNHASMIQGIRNSGAAKFVFRHNDPDHLKKLLEKSNPKIPKIVAFETVHSMDGAICPLEELCDVSHQYGALTFVDEVHAVGLYGSRGAGIGERDGIMHKIDIISGTLGKAFGCVGGYIASTRDLVDMVRSYAAGFIFTTSLPPMVLSGALESVRLLKGEEGQALRRAHQRNVKHMRQLLMDRGLPVIPCPSHIIPIRVGNAALNSKLCDLLLSKHGIYVQAINYPTVPRGEELLRLAPSPHHSPQMMEDFVEKLLLAWTAVGLPLQDVSVAACNFCRRPVHFELMSEWERSYFGNMGPQYVTTYA, encoded by the exons ATGGTGACTGCAGCCATGCTGCTACAGTGCTGCCCAGTGCTTGCCCGGGGCCCCACAAGCCTCCTAGGCAAGGTGGTTAAGACTCACCAGTTCCTGTTTGGTATTGGACGCTGTCCCATCCTGGCTACCCAAGGACCAAACTGTTCTCAAATCCACCTTAAGGCAACAAAGGCTGGAGGAG ATTCTCCATCTTGGGTGAAGGGCCACTGTCCCTTCATGCTGTCGGAACTCCAGGATGGGAAGAGCAAGATTGTGCAGAAGGCAGCCCCAGAAGTCCAGGAGGATGTGAAGGCTTTCAAGACAG ATCTGCCTAGCTCCCTGGTCTCAGTCAGCCTAAGGAAGCCATTTTCCGGTCCCCAGGAGCAGGAGCAGATCTCTGGGAAGGTCACACACCTGATTCAGAACAATATGCCTG GAAACTATGTCTTCAGTTATGACCAGTTTTTCAGGGACAAGATCATGGAGAAGAAACAGGATCACACCTACCGTGTGTTCAAGACTGTGAACCGCTGGGCTGATGCATATCCCTTTGCCCAACATTTCTCTGAGGCATCTGTGGCCTCAAAGGATGTGTCCGTCTGGTGTAGTAATGATTACCTGGGCATGAGCCGACACCCTCAGGTCTTGCAAGCCACACA GGAGACCCTGCAGCGTCATGGTGCTGGAGCTGGTGGCACCCGCAACATCTCAGGCACCAGTAAGTTTCATGTGGAGCTTGAGCAGGAGCTGGCTGAGCTGCACCAGAAGGACTCAGCCCTGCTCTTCTCCTCCTGCTTTGTTGCCAATGACTCTACTCTCTTCACCTTGGCCAAGATCCTGCCAG GGTGCGAGATTTACTCAGACGCAGGCAACCATGCTTCCATGATCCAAGGTATCCGTAACAGTGGAGCAGCCAAGTTTGTCTTCAGGCACAATGACCCTGACCACCTAAAGAAACTTCTAGAGAAGTCCAACCCTAAGATACCCAAAATTGTGGCCTTTGAGACTGTCCACTCCATGGATG GTGCCATCTGTCCCCTCGAGGAGTTGTGTGATGTGTCCCACCAGTATGGGGCCCTGACCTTCGTGGATGAGGTCCATGCTGTAGGACTGTATGGGTCCCGGGGCGCTGGGATTGGGGAGCGTGATGGAATTATGCATAAGATTGACATCATCTCTGGAACTCTTG GCAAGGCCTTTGGCTGTGTGGGCGGCTACATCGCCAGCACCCGTGACTTGGTGGACATGGTGCGCTCCTATGCTGCAGGCTTCATCTTTACCACTTCTCTGCCCCCCATGGTGCTCTCTGGAGCTCTAGAATCTGTGCGGCTGCTCAAGGGAGAGGAGGGCCAAGCCCTGAGGCGAGCCCACCAGCGCAATGTCAAGCACATGCGCCAGCTACTCATGGACAGGGGCCTTCCTGTCATCCCCTGCCCCAGCCACATCATCCCCATCCGG GTGGGCAATGCAGCACTCAACAGCAAGCTCTGTGATCTCCTGCTCTCCAAGCATGGCATCTATGTGCAGGCCATCAACTACCCAACTGTCCCCCGGGGTGAAGAGCTCCTGCGCTTggcaccctccccccaccacagccCTCAGATGATGGAAGATTTTGTGG
- the ALAS2 gene encoding 5-aminolevulinate synthase, erythroid-specific, mitochondrial isoform X3 has product MRGGEVALGWNRKKRLFCEDFGFKMVTAAMLLQCCPVLARGPTSLLGKVVKTHQFLFGIGRCPILATQGPNCSQIHLKATKAGGDSPSWVKGHCPFMLSELQDGKSKIVQKAAPEVQEDVKAFKTGNYVFSYDQFFRDKIMEKKQDHTYRVFKTVNRWADAYPFAQHFSEASVASKDVSVWCSNDYLGMSRHPQVLQATQETLQRHGAGAGGTRNISGTSKFHVELEQELAELHQKDSALLFSSCFVANDSTLFTLAKILPGCEIYSDAGNHASMIQGIRNSGAAKFVFRHNDPDHLKKLLEKSNPKIPKIVAFETVHSMDGAICPLEELCDVSHQYGALTFVDEVHAVGLYGSRGAGIGERDGIMHKIDIISGTLGKAFGCVGGYIASTRDLVDMVRSYAAGFIFTTSLPPMVLSGALESVRLLKGEEGQALRRAHQRNVKHMRQLLMDRGLPVIPCPSHIIPIRVGNAALNSKLCDLLLSKHGIYVQAINYPTVPRGEELLRLAPSPHHSPQMMEDFVEKLLLAWTAVGLPLQDVSVAACNFCRRPVHFELMSEWERSYFGNMGPQYVTTYA; this is encoded by the exons ATGAGAGGGGGAGAGGTTGCTCTGGGATGGAACAGGAAAAAGAGGTTGTTTTGTGAG GACTTTGGGTTCAAGATGGTGACTGCAGCCATGCTGCTACAGTGCTGCCCAGTGCTTGCCCGGGGCCCCACAAGCCTCCTAGGCAAGGTGGTTAAGACTCACCAGTTCCTGTTTGGTATTGGACGCTGTCCCATCCTGGCTACCCAAGGACCAAACTGTTCTCAAATCCACCTTAAGGCAACAAAGGCTGGAGGAG ATTCTCCATCTTGGGTGAAGGGCCACTGTCCCTTCATGCTGTCGGAACTCCAGGATGGGAAGAGCAAGATTGTGCAGAAGGCAGCCCCAGAAGTCCAGGAGGATGTGAAGGCTTTCAAGACAG GAAACTATGTCTTCAGTTATGACCAGTTTTTCAGGGACAAGATCATGGAGAAGAAACAGGATCACACCTACCGTGTGTTCAAGACTGTGAACCGCTGGGCTGATGCATATCCCTTTGCCCAACATTTCTCTGAGGCATCTGTGGCCTCAAAGGATGTGTCCGTCTGGTGTAGTAATGATTACCTGGGCATGAGCCGACACCCTCAGGTCTTGCAAGCCACACA GGAGACCCTGCAGCGTCATGGTGCTGGAGCTGGTGGCACCCGCAACATCTCAGGCACCAGTAAGTTTCATGTGGAGCTTGAGCAGGAGCTGGCTGAGCTGCACCAGAAGGACTCAGCCCTGCTCTTCTCCTCCTGCTTTGTTGCCAATGACTCTACTCTCTTCACCTTGGCCAAGATCCTGCCAG GGTGCGAGATTTACTCAGACGCAGGCAACCATGCTTCCATGATCCAAGGTATCCGTAACAGTGGAGCAGCCAAGTTTGTCTTCAGGCACAATGACCCTGACCACCTAAAGAAACTTCTAGAGAAGTCCAACCCTAAGATACCCAAAATTGTGGCCTTTGAGACTGTCCACTCCATGGATG GTGCCATCTGTCCCCTCGAGGAGTTGTGTGATGTGTCCCACCAGTATGGGGCCCTGACCTTCGTGGATGAGGTCCATGCTGTAGGACTGTATGGGTCCCGGGGCGCTGGGATTGGGGAGCGTGATGGAATTATGCATAAGATTGACATCATCTCTGGAACTCTTG GCAAGGCCTTTGGCTGTGTGGGCGGCTACATCGCCAGCACCCGTGACTTGGTGGACATGGTGCGCTCCTATGCTGCAGGCTTCATCTTTACCACTTCTCTGCCCCCCATGGTGCTCTCTGGAGCTCTAGAATCTGTGCGGCTGCTCAAGGGAGAGGAGGGCCAAGCCCTGAGGCGAGCCCACCAGCGCAATGTCAAGCACATGCGCCAGCTACTCATGGACAGGGGCCTTCCTGTCATCCCCTGCCCCAGCCACATCATCCCCATCCGG GTGGGCAATGCAGCACTCAACAGCAAGCTCTGTGATCTCCTGCTCTCCAAGCATGGCATCTATGTGCAGGCCATCAACTACCCAACTGTCCCCCGGGGTGAAGAGCTCCTGCGCTTggcaccctccccccaccacagccCTCAGATGATGGAAGATTTTGTGG